Proteins encoded in a region of the Zea mays cultivar B73 chromosome 4, Zm-B73-REFERENCE-NAM-5.0, whole genome shotgun sequence genome:
- the LOC103655476 gene encoding leucine-rich repeat extensin-like protein 1 → SYNFTSNWAGPNVCAYNGIYCAPRPSDGALVVAGIDLNHADIAGPIPADLPLGVPDLALLHLNSNRFCGVLPDTLLHLRLLHELDLSNNRFVGAFPAVVLALPSLRYLDLRFNDFEGPISPPLFDRPLDAILLNSNRLRGPIPANLGNSPASVLVLAHNRLGGCIPPSIGRMAATLNEIALIDDDLTGCVPPQVGLLRKVTVFDVSGNHLQGPLP, encoded by the coding sequence TCGTACAACTTCACCTCCAACTGGGCGGGCCCCAACGTGTGCGCGTACAACGGCATCTACTGCGCGCCGCGGCCCTCCGACGGGGCGTTGGTCGTGGCCGGCATCGACCTCAACCACGCCGACATCGCAGGCCCCATCCCCGCCGACCTCCCCCTCGGCGTGCCCGACCTGGCGCTGCTCCACCTCAACTCCAACCGCTTCTGCGGGGTGCTGCCGGACACGCTGCTCCACCTGCGACTCCTCCACGAGCTCGACCTCAGCAACAACCGCTTCGTCGGCGCCTTCCCCGCCGTCGTGCTCGCGCTCCCCTCGCTCCGCTACCTCGACCTCCGCTTCAACGACTTCGAGGGCCCCATCTCGCCGCCGCTCTTCGACCGCCCGCTCGACGCCATCCTCCTCAACTCCAACCGCCTCCGCGGGCCCATCCCGGCCAACCTCGGCAACTCGCCGGCCTCGGTGCTTGTGCTCGCGCACAACCGCCTCGGCGGTTGCATCCCACCGTCGATAGGGAGGATGGCGGCCACGCTCAACGAGATCGCCCTCATCGACGACGACCTCACCGGCTGCGTCCCGCCGCAAGTCGGCCTGCTCAGGAAGGTCACGGTGTTCGATGTCAGCGGCAACCACCTCCAGGGCCCGCTccc